The nucleotide window TTTAAACAATAAAATAAAATGATTAAACATATTGTATTTATAAGACTAAAAGCAGCTGATGACGAAAAGCTAAAAAACTTAAATCAAATAAAAGAAGCATTAGACAATTTACCCTCTCAAATTCCGGAAATAAAAAGTTTTGAAACAGGTATAAATATTTCCGATTCAAGCTCTGCATCAGATTTTGCATTAATAGGAGAATTTAACTCAAAAGAAGATCTCGAAACCTATAAATCTCATCCGGAACATTTAAAAGTATTGGATATTATCAGCAGTTTAAAAGGAAGAACTGCTGTTGTTGACTATGAAGCATAAAAAAATGAGATTTCAATAAAGGAAATCTCATTTTTAAGTTATTATTTCTGATATACCCCAAAGAACCAATACAAACCTCCGATTATTGCCAATCCCAAAATAATTGCAAGTGTTATTTTGATCCAACTCCAAGGCCTTTCTCCTTGAACTTCTCCGGTTCTTGCATTTATCATAAACCTATATATTTTCTCATTATATTTATAGGCGCTTAACCAAATCGGTAAAAGAATATGTTTAAATGTAGTATCAGAATATTGCGTATTCACGGATGATATTCTCTGATGATCACCACCAATATCTCTTCTGATATCGCTTCTGATTTCAGGTTCCATTTTAACTTTTGCCATATCAAAACCAATTGAAAGATCAACTTGATAAGTTTCAGCCTTAAATCCGGAAAGATACTTTGTATCATAAGGAACCAAGTTTTGAAGGTCCCAAGGTTCCAATTTATCTACATATTTTCTTGGTAGAGTATTACTTGCAGGAACCATCACATCATCAAAAAATCTTGAAACTCTTCCGCTTGTTGAAGACCATCTTGTTTTTGTAACTGTTCTGGTCTTTTGCTGTCCGCCTTCAGAATAAGTTTCAGTAGTTTGGTAATCGTCTCCTCTCTGCCCTCTGTAATCTGTTCTTGTACTTGAATCATATGTCCAATACGGTGTATAAATACCGGCAAGATCTTCAGATTGTCGTGCTTGTTTTTTAAGTTTATTCGGAGCAAACCATAACTTTTTCAACCAAAGTTTATAGGCATCATATGCTTCAGTAACAGTAATTTTAAACGGTAACATAGCTTTAGGCGCAATAAGTTGAGAGGTATGTGCTTCTTTACTGACTAAAGGACTTCCGCAAAAATCGCATTCTGATGAAACAATATTCGGGTCAAAAGTTGTTTCAGCACCGCAACTATCGCATTTAACAGTTGTTACTTCAATTTTCGGTGCAAGATCAACTTGTCCTGAAATATATTCTTTAAAATCTATTTCTTGGATTGCTTCGGATTTTGCATTTTCATCAACCTCAATTTCATTTAATGCACCGCAAAATTCACATTCCAAACTATCAGTTCCGGGTGCAAAGGTTAATTTTCCCCCGCAATTTTTACAAATAATTTCATGTTGTTTACTTTCACTTACTTTTTTATTTTCCATAATAATTAATTTGAAGATTATTCGAGTGTCAAATCAAGCATGAATTTTCGCACCAAGCATTGCTCTTTTTCCTTTTTATTTTATTAAAAAAAATCACGCAGCTACAGCTATGCTTCTTTTTTTGTAACTTCATAAAAAGAAAAAACAGCTTCAATTTACCCGAAACTTCACACTTGACTTGACACTTTAAAATATTGGTGTTTTAATAACTACAAACAGTACTCTGATCATGATCCAAATAATTACAGGTGCAAATGCTCCGGCAATTTTTTTAAAATTATAATTCGTTAATCTCGGAATCAATATAAATAATGTTGAAATATACACAATATAACTGAATAATATACCGGGATTTAATATTATAATTACTTGAGACGAAAATAAATCGTAAACTCCTTGACTCATTACAAAAGGGTTGATAAGTGCAAATAATATCGCAACTAACAAAACCAACCAATTGATTATAATTACAATTAAGTCAAATTTATTACTCTTAATTCTATATGATAAAAATAAAATAACAGGAACAATAATCAATAAGATCACTACGATATTTTTCGCCAAATCTTCATGCCATCCGAATGTTAAAAATGAATAATTTAATAACAAAAAAAATTGAATTAATTCATGCAATAAGATCAGCCCTGATAATTTTATAATCTGTTTTTTTTTCATTTTATGAGTTCGGTTTAAAAAAGGTGAAAATTCATCCAAAAGGTGCATAGCAACTTTCTGTAATTAGGTAGAAATAAGCAAGATAGATTTTGTACATTTTGCAGAATCAGTTGCTTTGCACCTTTTTAAACTGCACTCTTTTATATTTTTATTAAACCAAAAAAGCACCTGTTTTTTTTAGATGCTTTACAATGTTTATGGTTCTACTGTTATTTTACCGAATTTTTTTTATTTTAGCATTTCCTGTCTGCCCTGCCTACCGGCAGGCAGGCAATCAGGCAGGAATCATTTAGCACTGTGCCGGCCTCATGCGTGATTAGTAAATTCGCGGTAGTACCATGTTTATTATACCGGTGGTGGCGGTGGCGGCGGTGCAGCACCAAACAAAGCTGCTAATTCCGGCACTTCACCGGCTGCCTTCCAAGCTGACATACCTTGTTTCCAAACAAAAGTTTCTTTTTTCAATTGTCCGCTTGTTACCATTTGTTGTAATACTTCGGTATTGAACGGTCCTTGTTGCTGCCCGTCAACAGAAACAAAATATTGAATAACAGGTGGCGGCGGCGGAACATTTTGTTGAGTTTGTTGCGTTTGTTGATTTTGCATCACATTGGTTTGATTCATCATTTGTTGCATCATGGCCATTCCCATCATGCCTTCCATGCCCCCTCCCACTCCGCCGGAGCTTTTTGATGCATTCTCCATTGCATCGGCAGTTTTCATTTGAGAATATTTATTCATATCTCCCAGCATATTCATTCCGGTACCTTCATCTAATTTTTCTTGAAGTTTTTCAGGTAAACTGATACTGGATACTAAGAACTTTGTAATTTCAAGTCCGTATTCTGTAAACTCTTCGCTTAATTGTTTTTGACAGAAAACTGAAATATCCTTATAATTTTGAGCCATATCAAGTAAAGGAAGTTTACTTTCTCCTATAGCATCAATAAATTGTGTTACTATTAAACTTCTCAATTCAGTGCCAATTTCTGAAGTTTTAAAATCACCACTTGTACCAAGAACTTCTTTAATAAATTTTACCGGATCATTAATTTTCATTGTGTATGTTCCGAATGCTCTTAAACTTACACGACCGAAATCGGCATCTCTTAAATAAAAAACATTAGGAGTTCCCCATTTTTGATTTGTAAATTTTTTTGTATTTAAGAAATACACTTCAGCCTTAAACGGACTGTTAAACCCGTGTACCCAACCTTTTAAAGTTGTAAGTACAGGCAGGTTGTTTGTTGTAAGCTCATATCTTCCCGGAGGAAACACATCAGCCAATTTACCTTCATTAATAAAAACGGCAACTTGCGATTCTCTTACAGTTAATTGTGCTCCGTTTTTAATTTCATTACCCAATCTTTCGAAACGATATGCAATAGTATCATTGCTTTCATCAATCCATTCAATAATATCAATAAGTTCGCCTCTCAGCTTATTCAATAATCCCATATTATTTGTTTTTATATTATTATATTATATTTAATTTCGGGCTTTGAAAGTACAATATTTATCTTACATATCAAAGTTTTATTGATAGAAATATGATTTTTTTAAATAAAGGAAAGTTCAGACTTATAAATACTTTCTCAATATCTTACTTTTCCTTCTTAATATTTTTAAAGTTCGGCTTTTAAGTTGTCTTACCCGTTCTCTTGTTATATCGAAATTTGTACCGATTTCTTCAAGTGTAAGCGGATGTTGCATTTCAATTCCGTAGTATTGTTTTATAATCTCGGATTCTCTGAACGGTAATGTTGCTAACACTCTTTTTAATTCTGATGTAAGAGACTGTTTTATAAGCTCTTTCTCCGGCGAATCGGAATTATCATTAATAATAATATTATAAAGATTCATTTTTTCGTCATCACTTATCGGTGCATCCATTGATATGTTCTTTTTTGTCTTAGAGATAACTTTTTGAACATCTTTAGGTGCAATCTTTAATTCATCGGCAATTTCTTTTACAGAGGGTTCTCTTTGAAACTTTTGCAGCAATTCATAAAAGGTTCTGTTAACTTTATTGGCTGTGGTTATTTTATTTAACGGAAGTCTTACAATTCTTGAATGTTCAGCTAATGCCTGTAAAATTGACTGTCTGATCCACCACACGGCATATGAAATAAATTTAAAGCCTTTAGTTTCATCAAACCGATTTGCCGCTTTTATTAATCCTATATTTCCTTCATTAATTAAATCAGGTAAAGTTAATCCCTGATTTTGATATTGCTTTGAAACTGATACAACAAAACGTAAGTTTGCTTTTATTAAACTGTCTAAAGCATTGTAGTCTCCGTTTCTGATCCTCTCGGCAAGTTTTGCTTCTTCTTCTGCAGAAATAAGGTCGTATTTACTTATTTCGTGTAAGTATTTATCAAGAGAAAGAGATTCTCTGTTAGTAACCTGTTTTGTAATTTTAAGTTGTTTCATTAGTTTGTTCTAAAGTTTCAACTTATTCCTCTTGAAAATAATCCGGTTCTGCCACGAATTCAGTGGAAAATTTAAAATGCAAAAATGATTAAATGCGACAATGCTGTAATAACAAAAGGTCATAGTTGTAAAAACACAACTTGATACCTTTAGCTCTATTGTATGTTTTTTTTATTATTTAAGCATTTAATCATTTTCGCATTTAATCATAAAAATTAGTTATAACTGTATTTATAATAATATATTTCCGGTAAAATCCCAATAAACTTATATATGTTTCAATTCATTAAAACCCAATATTATCAGATAAACCTAATGCTTTATTGACTTCAATATCTTTAACATCATCAACAGTAAGTGTTTTTAATTTTTCTTTAGTTCGTTTACTTGACGGAAGTGATGCCATCCTTAAATTCTGTTTTCTTAATGCACCTTCAACAATTTTCCTTACAGTTCTTGCATTTCCGAAATACTTATCGCGTTTCTTATATAACTTCTTAATATAATCTCTTAAATAAACCTCAGTCAACTTATCAGGAAAGAGATCTTCTTTTCCAAGCATCTGAACACAAATATCATACAAAATTTCAGGTTTATAGTCTTTAAAGATCAATGTTTTATCAAATCGTGATTTTAAACCGGGGTTCATCTTTAAAAAAACTTCCATATTACCCGGATAACCTGCAACAATTACTGCAAACTTACCGCGATTATCTTCCATGTTTTTAAGGATTACTTCTATTGCTTCATTTCCGTAACTGTGCTGTCCGCTTCCTCCGGCCAAGGCATAAGCTTCATCAATAAATAAAACTCCTCCTATTGCTTCATCAATTTTTTCTTTTGTTTTTATTGCTGTTTGCCCGACAAAACCGGCAACTAATCCTTCTCTTCCGGTTTCAACAATATGACCTCTTTCAAGTAAACCCAGTGATTTATATATTTTACCGAAAATTCTTGCCAATGTTGTTTTTCCTGTACCCGGATTTCCGCTGAAAACAGCATGCAATGAAAATCTGTTTAAAACATCTTTTCCGGTTTCTTTATAAAATTTTACTAATTTAATTAACTCATTAACTTCATTTTTAATTTCATTCATCCCGATAAGGGCATTCATTTCATCAGTTGCTTCTTTCAGGAGTTCAAAATCAATTGGTATTTTAACAACACTTGTCGATTTAATGCTTTCAATTTTATTTATATCTTCGGCTGTAATAACAGACAATTCCTCGTTTGTTAATTCATTGATATTTTCACTTTGCATTAATCTTAAACCCATATTCATTTTACCTTCATCAATCAATGAATAGGCAAATCGTGCATTACCGAAAGTATGATCTCTGTTCCTGAATGCTTCCGTTAATATTTTCTTCAGTAATCCGGAAGCTTCTTCAGTCAGCTTCACATTTCTTTTATCAGAAGCATAATGTGCAATTTCATCAAGTTCATCGGGAGTATAATCATCAAAATGGAAAAAATATTTAATTCTGGATTTTAAGCCCGGATTAGAGTTGATCATAAACAATGTCTCTTTTGGATAACCGGCCATCATAATTGCAATATCTTTCTCACCGTCGCTCATTTCTTTAACCAAAACTTCAATAACTTCTTTTCCGAAATCTTTTTTATCCTCTTTTGACCTAACCAACATATATGCCTCATCAATGAACAAGATACCTCCTCTTGCTTCTTTTATGGCATCTTTAACTTTAGGAGCAGTTTGTCCTATGAATTCACCTACCAGTTCAGCTCGATCAACTTCGTGAACATGCCCTTTAGATAATAAACCTTTCTTTTGATATATCTTACCGAGAAGTTTAACAACCGTTGTTTTTCCTGTACCCGGATTTCCGGTAAATACGCTGTGTAAAGTGATTTCTTCAGTATCTTTAAAACCTTTTTCTCTTCTTAATTTAAGAAAATCAATATAACTGATATGATCTTTTACTTTTTGCTTAATATTATTCAAGCCTATCAAACTATTAAAATTCTTAAGCAGGTCTTCAAGCGTTTCTGTTTCTTCCCCGATTATTTCAGATTCAATTGACCTTGCATTTTCCGATACATTCAATTCACCTTCAATATAATCCTTTCCCATCGTAAAAGCAGCAGACGCAATCAAAGTATCCATAAAAACAACTTCTACGGAATACTTATCATCTTTCCATGAACCGGGAGTTGTATTGCCCCAACCTCGTTCATATATGAAAACTTTGTCCTTATTACCGTTTGAAATAAACTTTAAAGAATCAACTTTCGCTTTGTATTGTCCGGCATCATCATAAAAATTTATAAAATATTCAAGATTAAAAGCTTTATTTGTTTTAATTTTAAGACTTATTTCAACCCATACATATTTCGTTTTACTCTTACTGAATTCGTTTAAATATTTTCTGTTCTTTTCATTCCAAGCATCAAATCCGCCTTCATATAATTTCAAAGATACAAGTTCAAAATACGGATTATCTTCTTGGCTGACTATACCTATATCATAAATATAAAATTCTTGAGTCCCTATTAACTTATCACCAATATAAGCTTCATAGGTATAGGTTCCGGCTTTCCAGTATCCACCCGGCTTATCCACGCCCCAACTTTCATAAACATTAACAATATTATCACTTTTACTTACAGTAATATCCTTTTCTAAATTACATATTTCTTTCTTTTTGTTTCCTGAAGTTTCAATTGCTTTAAATGTAACTTTTGTTTTCCAATCTTCTTCATCAAACTTTTTATTGTAAAATGATAATTCGGCCCTTAGATATGATATTTCGGACTTATCAAATACACGACGATATTTCTTTGTTGAGTCAACCATCCATTCAGATGATGAAAAAACTCTTAACGATTTATATTTATATCCTTTTGAAGCCATTTGTTATTTCTTAATCACAAAAATAATCAGAATTTTTAAAATTAAAAATGTAAAAAATATGACTTCTTCATGTATCATGTATAACTAACGAGGATACAGCATCTTATACTTTTGTTATTTTTATTTTATTTAGTGTAATTTTATATAATATTTAAAAAAGTTTACTATTTAGCCGTATATTTTTATAATTTTGGCAAAGCAAAATGAAAGAAATAGCATCCGCAGACATACAAGCATTTATTGATACAGTAAAAAGTCGTTCTAACTATGATTTCAGTGAATATTCCATAAAATCTTTCACCAGAAGACTACAAAAAATATTAGCTGATCACAGAATAGATATGAAAGGTTTAATAAAAAAAGTTTCGGAAGATCCTGAATTTTTAGAAAAGGCTGTGAAGAACATTACCGTAAATACAACTGAGATATTCAGGGATCCGGAATTATGGAAAACTATAAACACAGAACTGTTACCGAATTTAAAAAATGAACACAGAATAAATATCTGGCATGCAGGAGTTTCTACAGGTCAAGAAGTCTATACAATGTTGATTTTGTTGAAACAGCAAGGATTATTTGAAAAAGCAAAAGTTTATGCCTCCGACCTGAATTCCGATGTGCTTGAAGTTGCAGAATCCGGCAAATATAAATATCGTGAAATTGATGAATATATCAATAACTTTAATGAAACCTACGAGA belongs to Bacteroidales bacterium and includes:
- a CDS encoding Dabb family protein, coding for MIKHIVFIRLKAADDEKLKNLNQIKEALDNLPSQIPEIKSFETGINISDSSSASDFALIGEFNSKEDLETYKSHPEHLKVLDIISSLKGRTAVVDYEA
- a CDS encoding SPFH domain-containing protein — protein: MGLLNKLRGELIDIIEWIDESNDTIAYRFERLGNEIKNGAQLTVRESQVAVFINEGKLADVFPPGRYELTTNNLPVLTTLKGWVHGFNSPFKAEVYFLNTKKFTNQKWGTPNVFYLRDADFGRVSLRAFGTYTMKINDPVKFIKEVLGTSGDFKTSEIGTELRSLIVTQFIDAIGESKLPLLDMAQNYKDISVFCQKQLSEEFTEYGLEITKFLVSSISLPEKLQEKLDEGTGMNMLGDMNKYSQMKTADAMENASKSSGGVGGGMEGMMGMAMMQQMMNQTNVMQNQQTQQTQQNVPPPPPVIQYFVSVDGQQQGPFNTEVLQQMVTSGQLKKETFVWKQGMSAWKAAGEVPELAALFGAAPPPPPPPV
- a CDS encoding RNA polymerase sigma factor RpoD/SigA codes for the protein MKQLKITKQVTNRESLSLDKYLHEISKYDLISAEEEAKLAERIRNGDYNALDSLIKANLRFVVSVSKQYQNQGLTLPDLINEGNIGLIKAANRFDETKGFKFISYAVWWIRQSILQALAEHSRIVRLPLNKITTANKVNRTFYELLQKFQREPSVKEIADELKIAPKDVQKVISKTKKNISMDAPISDDEKMNLYNIIINDNSDSPEKELIKQSLTSELKRVLATLPFRESEIIKQYYGIEMQHPLTLEEIGTNFDITRERVRQLKSRTLKILRRKSKILRKYL
- a CDS encoding AAA family ATPase, which translates into the protein MASKGYKYKSLRVFSSSEWMVDSTKKYRRVFDKSEISYLRAELSFYNKKFDEEDWKTKVTFKAIETSGNKKKEICNLEKDITVSKSDNIVNVYESWGVDKPGGYWKAGTYTYEAYIGDKLIGTQEFYIYDIGIVSQEDNPYFELVSLKLYEGGFDAWNEKNRKYLNEFSKSKTKYVWVEISLKIKTNKAFNLEYFINFYDDAGQYKAKVDSLKFISNGNKDKVFIYERGWGNTTPGSWKDDKYSVEVVFMDTLIASAAFTMGKDYIEGELNVSENARSIESEIIGEETETLEDLLKNFNSLIGLNNIKQKVKDHISYIDFLKLRREKGFKDTEEITLHSVFTGNPGTGKTTVVKLLGKIYQKKGLLSKGHVHEVDRAELVGEFIGQTAPKVKDAIKEARGGILFIDEAYMLVRSKEDKKDFGKEVIEVLVKEMSDGEKDIAIMMAGYPKETLFMINSNPGLKSRIKYFFHFDDYTPDELDEIAHYASDKRNVKLTEEASGLLKKILTEAFRNRDHTFGNARFAYSLIDEGKMNMGLRLMQSENINELTNEELSVITAEDINKIESIKSTSVVKIPIDFELLKEATDEMNALIGMNEIKNEVNELIKLVKFYKETGKDVLNRFSLHAVFSGNPGTGKTTLARIFGKIYKSLGLLERGHIVETGREGLVAGFVGQTAIKTKEKIDEAIGGVLFIDEAYALAGGSGQHSYGNEAIEVILKNMEDNRGKFAVIVAGYPGNMEVFLKMNPGLKSRFDKTLIFKDYKPEILYDICVQMLGKEDLFPDKLTEVYLRDYIKKLYKKRDKYFGNARTVRKIVEGALRKQNLRMASLPSSKRTKEKLKTLTVDDVKDIEVNKALGLSDNIGF